The DNA segment GTTCCCCGCGAACTGCGGCCCAACGCCTACGCCAACCGCGCCCTGCCCATCGGCCACGGCCAGACCATCAGCCAGCCCACCATCGTCGCCCTGATGACCGACCTGCTCGGCCTCGCGCCGGACGACGTCGTGCTCGAGGTGGGCACGGGGTCGGGCTACCAGGCCGCCGTGCTGGCGAAGGTGGTGAGCGAGGGCCGCGTGCTCACCGGCGAGATCGTGCCGGAGCTCGCCCGCGCCGCGACCGAACGCCTGCACCGCCTCGGCTACGGGAACATCACCGTACGCACGGGCGACGGGTACGCGGGCTGGGAAGAGATGGCGCCGTTCGCCGGCATCATGGTCACGGCCGCGGCGCCGCGGATCCCGCAGCCGCTGCTCGACCAGCTCGCGCCGGGCGGCCGCCTCGTGATGCCCGTGGGTGGCCGCGAGGAGACCCAGTGGCTGACGGTGGCGGAGAAGGACCCGGACGGGATGGTGTCGCGCCGCGCGCTGCTGCCGGTGCGCTTCGTGCCGCTGACCGGCGCGGGCGACGCCGATTCGGTCGACCGCTGAGAAAAAATCCCGCCCTCGCGTCACGCTTTCCGCCCGCCCGCCATACCCCTCCCTGTACGACGGGGCGAACGGCCCCCGCCCGGCCGCACCCGCACGACGCGCGGCCGACCCACCCGGAACGAGAGGGACATCCCATCATGAAGACAGGAACCAAGCTCACCGTCCTGGCTCTGGCGGCCGTGGCCATCCTGGCCCTGACCGGCTGCTCCGACGACGACGACCCCGCCACGCCGCAGATGACGGGCAAAACCTTCACCGTCA comes from the bacterium genome and includes:
- a CDS encoding protein-L-isoaspartate(D-aspartate) O-methyltransferase, whose product is MSPISGSPDSQPDWAGRRAALLDAVRRDVARNADVLGRPELSPAVEAALLAVRRHEYVPRELRPNAYANRALPIGHGQTISQPTIVALMTDLLGLAPDDVVLEVGTGSGYQAAVLAKVVSEGRVLTGEIVPELARAATERLHRLGYGNITVRTGDGYAGWEEMAPFAGIMVTAAAPRIPQPLLDQLAPGGRLVMPVGGREETQWLTVAEKDPDGMVSRRALLPVRFVPLTGAGDADSVDR